Proteins from one Phoenix dactylifera cultivar Barhee BC4 unplaced genomic scaffold, palm_55x_up_171113_PBpolish2nd_filt_p 000254F, whole genome shotgun sequence genomic window:
- the LOC103718927 gene encoding putative UPF0496 protein 2: MATSGDNNTAHTTFSVDEEYSNAFRTKSFVDMWAKVHHQLRRTISSPSPSHGHQEGQAEEVKDRRSSHSSPLSYRCYAHLSEFLLEPSQESLLAATASAGDGVAHFHVHSLLLDYFDTTYEACAACTTLLASIDRARSHHRSIRRLLLKLARARLDSNCTAFAKLKSHVELDNPLSPENLAHFRHVHACYGSLVDRLTTANRRIARWAKLIRAAKKASGVILIGACGAAMVAALVIAVHTVVGIGLAAVAAPAVVAGPGAAARSMWGRMAGKSHLKRVGAQVDSAAKGAYIVGRDLDTVSRMVRRAHDEVEHGRDVARLVLRNRERPLVREAARELEGGKEELAGQLDELEEHVYLCLITINRSRRMVAQEMMGGAAPPPAATS; encoded by the coding sequence ATGGCGACGAGCGGAGATAACAACACGGCCCACACCACCTTCAGCGTCGACGAGGAGTACTCCAACGCCTTTCGCACCAAGTCCTTCGTCGACATGTGGGCCAAAGTCCACCACCAGCTGAGGCGAACcatctcctccccctccccatcCCACGGTCATCAAGAAGGCCAAGCAGAAGAGGTGAAGGATCGCCGGAGTTCCcactcctctcctctctcctatCGTTGCTACGCTCACCTCTCTGAGTTCCTCCTCGAGCCCAGCCAAGAGTCGCTCCTCGCCGCCACCGCCAGTGCCGGCGATGGCGTCGCTCACTTCCACGTCCATTCTCTTCTCCTCGACTACTTCGACACCACCTATGAGGCCTGCGCCGCGTGCACGACTCTTCTCGCCTCCATCGACCGCGCTCGCTCCCACCACCGCTCCATCCGCCGCCTCCTACTGAAATTAGCCCGCGCTCGCCTTGACAGCAATTGCACCGCCTTCGCCAAGCTCAAGTCTCATGTGGAGCTCGACAACCCCCTCTCCCCTGAAAATTTGGCTCATTTCCGCCATGTGCACGCCTGCTACGGCTCGTTAGTCGACCGGCTTACGACGGCCAACCGGAGGATCGCCAGGTGGGCAAAGCTTATCCGAGCAGCGAAGAAGGCGTCCGGCGTCATCCTAATCGGCGCATGCGGGGCTGCGATGGTGGCAGCATTGGTGATCGCAGTGCATACGGTGGTCGGGATTGGActggcggcggtggcggcgccGGCGGTGGTGGCAGGGCCGGGGGCGGCGGCGAGGTCGATGTGGGGGAGGATGGCAGGGAAGAGTCATCTAAAGAGAGTCGGAGCGCAGGTGGATTCAGCGGCGAAGGGGGCGTACATAGTGGGGAGGGATTTAGATACGGTGAGCCGGATGGTGCGGCGGGCGCACGACGAGGTAGAGCACGGGCGGGACGTGGCGAGGCTGGTGCTGAGGAATCGGGAGCGGCCGCTGGTGAGGGAGGCGGCGAGGGAGTTGGAGGGAGGGAAGGAAGAGCTGGCGGGGCAGctcgacgagctcgaggagCACGTCTACTTGTGCTTGATTACTATTAATAGAAGCAGGAGGATGGTGGCGCAGGAGATGATGGGTGGAGCTGCGCCGCCACCGGCAGCAACGTCGTAG